One part of the Raphanus sativus cultivar WK10039 chromosome 7, ASM80110v3, whole genome shotgun sequence genome encodes these proteins:
- the LOC108815832 gene encoding protein Iojap-related, mitochondrial yields the protein MLSALRSRSSSLLKSPPSSSLLDQSWKKLLALSASNPPSFSSSSSAARDVSEVLSVPEVEKILSDVKADNVIVIPTENQSCWADVTIIATGRSDWHLKNIAQALVYKAKQKQRGEKHVMLPCVQGYDTKWIVIDYGKFVVHALDEKARVYFNLESLWTGEPASANDNSDKDLQNAFVKVRPINNSKKKNPAKLSS from the exons ATGTTGTCTGCTCTCCGATCtcgctcctcttctctcctcaAATCGCCACCATCATCTTCACTTCTAGATCAGTCATGGAAGAAGCTGCTAGCTCTCTCCGCTTCGAATCCTCCctccttctcttcctcttcttccgccGCCCGTGATGTCTCAGAGGTTCTGTCCGTTCCCGAAGTGGAGAAGATACTCTCCGACGTGAAGGCAGACAACGTGATTGTGATTCCGACGGAGAACCAGTCTTGCTGGGCCGACGTCACGATCATCGCCACGGGAAGATCCGATTGGCACCTCAAGAACATCGCTCAGGCTCTCGTCTACAag GCAAAGCAGAAGCAGAGAGGAGAGAAACATGTGATGCTTCCTTGTGTGCAAGGCTACGATACCAAGTGGATTGTCATTGACTACG GAAAGTTTGTGGTACATGCACTTGATGAGAAGGCCAGGGTTTACTTCAATTTGGAGAGTCTTTGGACTGGTGAACCTGCTTCAGCTAATGATAATTCTGATAAG GATTTACAAAACGCTTTTGTTAAGGTCCGACCAATTAACAACTCCAAAAAGAAGAATCCGGCTAAACTGAGCTCTtaa
- the LOC108816522 gene encoding uncharacterized protein LOC108816522, producing MIDLKSIDQRLMEESADTSSSSSSYYFSIFTNYPLISAVLAFTIAQVIKFFTTWYKEKRWDLKRLVGSGGMPSSHSATVTALAMAVGLQEGFGGSHFAIALILTSIVMYDATGVRLHAGRQAEVLNQIVYELPAEHPLAESIPLRELLGHTPPQVVAGGVLGIATAVFGYLVTLIVK from the exons ATGATTGATTTGAAGTCCATCGATCAACGTCTAATGGAGGAATCAGCTGATacgtcttcctcttcttcttcctattATTTCTCCATTTTCACGAATTATCCTCTGATTTCCGCTGTGCTAGCTTTCACCATCGCACAAGTCATCAAGTTCTTCACCACCTG GTATAAGGAAAAGAGATGGGATTTAAAACGGCTTGTTGGGTCTGGAGGAATGCCTTCTTCACATTCGGCAACAGTTACAGCTCTAGCTATGGCTGTTGGCTTGCAAGAAGGCTTCGGAGGATCACACTTCGCTATCGCTTTAATCCTCACATCCATT GTGATGTATGATGCAACTGGTGTAAGATTACATGCTGGACGCCAAGCTGAG GTTCTCAATCAGATTGTGTACGAACTTCCTGCAGAGCATCCCCTCGCTGAAAGCATACCGTTGCGTGAACTTCTCGGTCATACCCCTCCACAG GTCGTTGCGGGTGGAGTGCTTGGAATTGCCACTGCAGTTTTTGGATACTTGGTCACCTTGATAGTCAAGTAG
- the LOC108817479 gene encoding remorin 1.4-like produces MRSQGWLGPATPPEITNGNGNTGFEFQKGANRTPNHQHRSTIGKPAPSKWDDAQKWLSGVGFARGGGGEKNNHHSSRNCKPRNSNADDLRLIASASQREREGEDQYVEYDDEDGAGRTEVETKNVDCGEPDWRKESIINPAAVIRSVCVRDMGTEMTPIGSQEPSRTGTPVRNTTPVGRSPVTSPVRGSHGVVEAVRTEARSVASDDNNEKIRFAVNDNNNDKAMNAMEARAVAWDEAERAKFMARYKREEVKIQAWENHEKRKAEMEMKKMEVKAERMKARAEEKLANKLAATKRIAEERKANAEAKLNEKAVRTSERADYIRRSGHLPSSFSFKIPSFSLCW; encoded by the exons ATGAGATCTCAAGGGTGGCTTGGACCAGCGACGCCGCCGGAGATTACTAACGGAAACGGGAACACCGGTTTTGAGTTTCAGAAAGGTGCAAACCGGACACCAAACCACCAACACCGGTCCACCATCGGAAAACCAGCACCGTCCAAATGGGACGACGCTCAGAAATGGCTCTCCGGCGTTGGTTTCGCtcgcggcggcggcggagagaAGAACAACCACCACAGCTCGAGGAACTGTAAACCGAGAAACTCCAACGCCGATGATCTCAGACTCATAGCTTCTGCTTCCCAGAGAGAACGCGAAGGAGAGGATCAGTACGTCGAGTACGACGACGAAGACGGAGCAGGAAGGACCGAGGTGGAGACCAAGAACGTAGACTGTGGAGAGCCAGACTGGAGGAAAGAGAGTATTATTAATCCGGCGGCTGTGATTCGTTCGGTGTGTGTGAGGGACATGGGGACTGAGATGACTCCGATCGGTAGCCAAGAGCCTTCTAGAACGGGTACGCCGGTTCGTAACACGACGCCGGTTGGGAGGAGCCCGGTGACGTCACCGGTGAGAGGTTCTCACGGCGTCGTCGAGGCAGTGAGGACGGAGGCTAGAAGCGTTGCGAGTGATGATAATAATGAGAAGATTAGGTTTGCAgttaatgataataataatgataaggCAATGAATGCTATGGAAGCTCGAGCCGTGGCTTGGGATGAAGCAGAGCGAGCTAAATTCATGGCTAG GTATAAGAGAGAGGAAGTGAAGATACAGGCTTGGGAGAATCATGAGAAGAGAAAGGCTGAGATGGAGATGAAAAAAATGGAG GTGAAGGCTGAGAGGATGAAAGCTAGGGCAGAGGAAAAGTTGGCGAACAAGCTGGCGGCGACAAAGAGGATAGCGGAGGAGAGGAAGGCAAATGCGGAGGCGAAGTTGAACGAGAAGGCGGTGAGGACGTCGGAGAGGGCTGATTATATAAGGAGAAGTGGCCACTtgccttcttctttctcctttaaGATTCCCTCTTTCTCTCTATGTTGGTAG